From a region of the Streptomyces venezuelae genome:
- a CDS encoding TetR/AcrR family transcriptional regulator: MTSVPSPARRSKITPEREQEFYDAVLEQLREHGYEALTMEGVAARASCGKSTLYRQWKTKPRLVAAALRAGRRGTLVAVDTGSLAGDLREAARIAAGTSGRDTRLTQALGHAVLSDEELQAALREALVEPELAAFDEMVGRAVARGEIAADHPAVEFLPAQLMGVLRIRPVLEGRYADADYLVRFVDAVMLPSLGLTPSGPTGTPAGQAP, encoded by the coding sequence ACCCCGGAGCGTGAGCAGGAGTTCTACGACGCCGTCCTGGAGCAGCTGCGCGAGCACGGCTACGAGGCCCTGACCATGGAGGGCGTCGCGGCCCGCGCCAGCTGCGGCAAGTCGACGCTCTACCGGCAGTGGAAGACCAAGCCCCGGCTCGTCGCCGCCGCCCTGCGCGCGGGGCGGCGCGGGACCCTCGTCGCCGTGGACACCGGGTCACTCGCCGGCGATCTGCGCGAGGCGGCCCGGATCGCGGCGGGGACCTCCGGCCGGGACACCCGGCTGACCCAGGCCCTCGGGCACGCCGTGCTCAGTGACGAGGAACTCCAGGCCGCCCTGCGCGAGGCGCTCGTCGAGCCGGAGCTGGCCGCCTTCGACGAGATGGTCGGACGCGCCGTGGCGCGCGGCGAGATCGCCGCGGACCATCCGGCCGTGGAGTTCCTGCCCGCCCAGCTGATGGGCGTGCTCCGGATCCGGCCGGTACTGGAGGGGCGGTACGCGGACGCCGACTACCTCGTCCGGTTCGTGGACGCCGTGATGCTCCCGTCCCTGGGCCTCACGCCTTCCGGCCCCACCGGCACCCCGGCCGGCCAGGCCCCCTGA
- a CDS encoding TerD family protein: MTGVRKGLAKVEFALRWDPSPAGAPANDLDVVAAVYGAADLHGTPVQLVHFGSRSPDGTITLNRDSHTGQGFGFDEVMTIELHRMAPESSRVVVGVVIQDNGAGPAGRPKTFADIGGTGFRIREGHTDLAQGDFAAVAAATAATVAEFTRDASGAWSFDLRLHGFEGDPEAFARTMGALR; encoded by the coding sequence GTGACCGGTGTACGCAAGGGTCTGGCCAAAGTGGAGTTCGCGCTGCGGTGGGACCCCAGCCCGGCGGGCGCGCCCGCGAACGACCTCGACGTGGTCGCCGCGGTCTACGGCGCCGCGGACCTCCACGGGACGCCCGTCCAGCTCGTGCACTTCGGCAGCCGGTCGCCCGACGGAACCATCACCTTGAACCGGGACAGCCACACCGGGCAGGGCTTCGGCTTCGACGAGGTGATGACCATCGAGCTGCACCGGATGGCGCCGGAGTCGAGCCGGGTGGTGGTCGGCGTGGTCATCCAGGACAACGGCGCCGGCCCCGCGGGCCGGCCGAAGACCTTCGCCGACATCGGCGGGACCGGCTTCCGGATCCGCGAGGGGCACACCGACCTCGCCCAGGGAGACTTCGCGGCCGTCGCCGCCGCCACCGCGGCCACCGTCGCCGAGTTCACCCGTGACGCCTCGGGCGCATGGTCCTTCGACCTGCGGCTGCACGGCTTCGAAGGCGACCCGGAGGCGTTCGCCCGGACCATGGGCGCCCTCCGCTGA